The window GCCGGGTGACCGTGTTACGGTCGATGTCGAACTGATCACTCCGATAGCGATGGAAGAGAAACTGAAGTTTGCAATTCGTGAAGGCGGTCGTACGGTCGGCGCTGGTGTCGTCACCCAGATCATCGAGTAATATTTCCGTAGGACAGACACACCTGGCTGTCCATCCGGAAAAAAGTTTCTGAAAAGAAGTAGCGTTGTTTTAACAACGCTCATGGGTCAGACTAACACGTCTGACAAAGTTTGGAGGTTGGGCGAGTCGCATCGAATCGTCGAGTGCGGATTCAACCAACATCAAAGGACAAAGAATGTCAGGTTCGATTCGCATCCGATTGAAAGCGTACGATCACAATTTGATCGATAAAAGTACTGAGAAAATTGTTAAGACCGTACGAGCGACCGGCGCTGATGTCGCCGGACCGATTTTACTGCCGACGAAACGCCGGGTAGTAACGGTGAACCGCTCGCCGCACTCCGATAAAAAGTCACGTGAGCAGTTCGAGACCCGCATTCACAAGCGAATGCTCGACATTCGTAATTCTTCAAATCGCACCGTCGACGCGTTAATGAAGCTTGAGCTTCCGGCTGGCGTCGATATTGAAATCAAGACCTGAGTTCGGTCGATTGGACCAACTGTCTGACAACAGTTGGAAGTTGAGCGGAAGCTTGACAAATCCATGTCAGACATTCGTGTCTGGCGCTCTACGGTAAACGGGACGAAAACGATATAACGTTCGACGTAACGAAAGTATTTGACAATGTCAGGGCTAATTGGAAAAAAATTGGGGATGGTGAACTTGTTCACGGACAAGGGCGATTCAATCGCCGGTACCGTGATTGAGGCAGGTCCCTGTACAGTTACTGCAGTCCGTACGAATGATCATAACGGATATGAGGCGGTTCAACTCGGTTTCGGCGATGTGAAAGAAAAACATATCAATAAGCCGAATCTTGGCCAATTCAAAAAAATTGGCGCTGCGCCGAAGCGCTTCCTTCGTGAATTTCGCGGTACAGCAGGTGATGTGAAAGTCGGTGAGATTCGAACGGTCGAATATTTCCGGGTTGGCGATGCGGTAAAGGTTACTGGAACATCGAAGGGTAAAGGCTTTGCTGGTTCGATCAAACGTAACAGATTCCATCGTCCAAATCAAACCCATGGTACCCACGAATCGTTCCGTGGTACCGGTTCGATCGGCGCACACTCCTATCCCGCTCGCGTGTTTCCCGGTAAAAAAATGGCCGGACATTTAGGCGACGTTCGAGTGACCACCGCGAATCTCAAAATTGCTGCAATCGATGTCGAGCGCAATCTATTAGTGATTGCCGGCGCGGTTCCTGGCGCAGCAGGCGGAATCGTCGAGTTGCGCAAGATGGGAGGCGGACAATGAAAGTGCCCGTTTTAAATCGCAACGGTGACGCGACCGGTCGCGAAATCGAGCTTCCAGAGGACGTATTTGGAATTGAGCCCAATGAACACGTACTTTGGCTTGCGGCAAAAGTGTATCAAAGCAATATGCGACAAGGTACCCACGCTCATAAGAATCGGAATGA of the bacterium genome contains:
- the rplC gene encoding 50S ribosomal protein L3, whose amino-acid sequence is MSGLIGKKLGMVNLFTDKGDSIAGTVIEAGPCTVTAVRTNDHNGYEAVQLGFGDVKEKHINKPNLGQFKKIGAAPKRFLREFRGTAGDVKVGEIRTVEYFRVGDAVKVTGTSKGKGFAGSIKRNRFHRPNQTHGTHESFRGTGSIGAHSYPARVFPGKKMAGHLGDVRVTTANLKIAAIDVERNLLVIAGAVPGAAGGIVELRKMGGGQ
- the rpsJ gene encoding 30S ribosomal protein S10, giving the protein MSGSIRIRLKAYDHNLIDKSTEKIVKTVRATGADVAGPILLPTKRRVVTVNRSPHSDKKSREQFETRIHKRMLDIRNSSNRTVDALMKLELPAGVDIEIKT